The Lycium barbarum isolate Lr01 chromosome 11, ASM1917538v2, whole genome shotgun sequence genome contains the following window.
AAGAAAATTTAAGTTAAAAAAAAGGGAGGGAAATAAATTCTTCCAATTACCCTGGGCCAAGCTAACTGTGATTGGTAGCCTTCCACGGGTCTTTGGAAATAATTTTCCAAGAACGATCAGTCTTGGTTGAAATGGCCAAAATGGCCCGAACCCACTCATGTAGCTGCAGAGAAGttaaaaagtttttttaaaaaaaggaggTTACGAGACAAGTTCAATTCCTCTGGAAAAAACATGTGAGTTGCCGGAATGATCTATGTAGTCAGGACTGATACGAAGTGTTCTGTCCAGCCTTGCTCATAATCTTCATCGAGACTGGAAATAATAGTGTTTTTCCCCCGTTTTAGAAGAAGGATCATACCACCTCGGAAAAATGTGGGAGTATACAATCGAATCAAATGATCCAAGGTAAAAGGAAGCCCAGTTTCCGTGGTCAAAAATCAAAGGCATGTTACTAGCCTCCACACTGATGGACTAACTTGTGCTAAACTCACGTTGTAGGTACGGCATAAGTCCAAAATTAGGGAGTCAATATGAGGGTTAAATTTGAGAGTATAATGGTACGTATAGATGTTGGAGAAACCTAGTCAGAGAGTAAGGATAGATTAATTGTCTGACAGGAAAATAATTTGGGAAATTACCCTCCCAAAATTCGGCTAAGGAGCAGCAGTAGAGTCATCTTCCAGTAGCATTTCCCAACCACAGTCTTCCCGGACTTGTTTCTCAAAGTCAGGTGAAATAGAGGAAGGATAAGCTTCTACTGATGCCCCTCAATAACCTTTTGACTTAGCCGTACTAACTGCGAATTCTTTAGAAAAGTTAAAGGAAGAATGAAGCATGTCGAAAGCTCTGGCTTCAGAAGTTCCGTCGGCACCGGCAGTTGTTGACGGAGAAGAAGTAGGAGAAGAGTTTCTTACCGAAGTAGAAGAAGCGTTAGTACTTTCTTGGTGCCTTTTGCCATAATGTTAAAGACTCAGTGAAAGAGTTCTGGTAAAAGAGGTGACCAGAAAGATGGTTGTGATTGGAGCTGATCGGAAAAATTTGAAGAGGTTTTGGAGAGTTAAAATTTTGAGGTTGAAGTTAAAGTAATGAAAGTGAAAATGGTGGAGAGGTTTTTATACTGAAATTTGTCATCATTACGGCGACGCTTCGGGAACCCGCACCGCTTCAAATTGACAATTAAAAGTTGACACGTGTCCGGAGTCACAGTGTGACAAGACGTGTGTCAGAATATGGAGAAGTGGAGACAGTTTGCTTTCCCGCTTAATTCGAAAGTTATTGttttttgaaaaaagtgaaacTTCCACAAGAAGTTACCGATACAATTGTCTCGGTTTGTTATTGATTCCATGAAGTTAATTCCGAAGGATTTGTACACAAGCAAATCGTAGTCAGATAAAAGATAAACAAATAAAAACGGATACACACATTTAAAAAGGAAGTTTGATAGCTAGACAGCTGACATGTCATAAATCTATCTGAATCTATTACTAAAGTTAGGTAAAGATTCTGGTTAAAACACCAGACAAAGAATGAAAAAGAAGTCAAAACTATTTTCCTTAGAATCTAAAGcattaaaagaaaaaacaaagccTATGGAGCAATTTCAGCTGTCTTTCTCCTTAGGTTGAATAGCCCCAGAGTTTTCAATGACTTTCAGGGTCATTTCAGCAGCCTTTGCTTTGGTATTTGACTCGTGAAGAGATGAGGCACGATCAAATCCGGGAATGCTAGCTTCTTCGAAGGTTTTCCTTCACATCTCGAGCATAGATAAGTCGTGATGAAGACAGAGTTTTTTTACGCCGGATCTTAAAACGACCACGGGAAACTTTGACACTAACGAGCTATTCTACAATGTTGGCAATTGCTGCGTCCAGTTCAGCATTCTTGTTTTGAAGACCCATGTGAGAAGTGGTCATGGATTGGAGGAAATCATTCCGTTCCCTTAAAGAATCGGTTCGCGTCATATGAACGCATTGTTAGGGAGGCTTCGAGAGAGTTGGAATCCTCATATAAACGCATTGTTATGTTCACAATGGCAATACCAAAACAGGCATCATGGATGGTGAGGAAAATCCTAAATATGAGGAAGTATTGGCACACAATCATAACTAGCCCTACTTTGGTCAAAAAAGAGAAATTTCACATACAAGCAGCTTATATAGCTTTGAGGGGACCTGTAACTGAGGTAGCTTGGAGTAGTCTGATTTGTCACTCTGTTGCAAGTCCCAGGACAGTGTTCATTCTCTGGTTGGCTTTGCTTGGCAGGCTTAGAACACAAGATTTACTGATCAAATGGGGCATTGATGTCAATGGAACATGTGTGCTATGCAAAAATGGTCTGGAAACACAAGAACATCTGTTGTTCCATTGCTACTTCTCTAAGAAAGTATGGCAGGAGATGTTAAGCTAGCTAGGGTGGAGCATAAATGTGGGAAACTGGGAACAGGAGTATACTTGGGTGCAATAGACTACTAAAGCAAGAAGGCCACAATATATGCTACTGAAGGCTTGCTTTGCTACTACTGTTTATGGAATCTGGATTGAACGTAATACCAGGCTATATCAGAATAGAAGCACAACCAGTGAGAAGttaattcatgaaataaaaaCTTCTATCTGTATTAGAGTTCGAAATAATAAAAGATTGTTTGAATATATCAGTAAGTTGTAAATAGATTACTGAGAGGTATAGGAATCTTGAATTGAGGGCAGTCTAGGTAGAGAGTATTAGGGGCAATGTGTTTATCGGGTAGAGAGGAGACGAGGTTGCTTTGGTTTTGTTCAGAAGGTTGGCTGGTTAGCTAACAGTTGCTTTGTATAGACACACTTGGTGATTAATAAAATATCTctttaatttccaaaaaaaaaagagttggaaTCCTTGAGATCAGACTTCAATTTTATATTTTCAGCCTTTTTCTTCATATAGGCGCTCGTTTTCTTTATATAGGCTTATCTCTTGTTGGGATGGAGTAAAGGAACGAGCGATTTCAATGGCTGAGGTTGCGGTAGCATTTTCCTGGAATATATATGTACCTGAAGAAGAACGTCGGCCAATTGAGGCAAGGATGACTCTAACTTGGCGGCAAAATATTTGAGGGTGATGATCCCGAGATAGCTTAATCTTGAGTAGCAGAATTCTTCGAAGTTGACCCTTTTATTGAGGAACTCGGAGGATTTGAAGGTTGATCAGTGAAGGGAGCCATGTGCTCCTCGGATGATTTATCAGTCTCGAAGTTGTCAGGCATTAGATCATTAGTTTCGTTAATCTACTCATCTTTATCGAGTTTGATTATTGGGGGTGATGCATTCAGTTGAGTTTGATTCGGTGCCTTTGAAAGTAGACGTCGGGCATGTAGTTGAGATTTGATACCAATGAAGGGGGTAAAAGCTTCTTTTTGCTTACGTTTCCAGTTGGATGATTCAACTTGTTCTGCAGTAGCATTTCGGGAAGAAGTCTTTTTAGGAATTGGCTTATTCACTGGGAGACCTTTAAGAAGGGTGTTGTTATAAACACACTAAAAAGTGTTAGCAGGAAAAAAAATGGTGGAAATAATTGGacttactgtgattcttgcctttcCACCACTCGGAGGACATGGTCCTCCAAGAGCGGGTTAGGTCCTTCGAGGCGTCAACCAATGCAACAACCATTCGAAAATTCTAATTACTAGAGTCCATTCAACTGAGACCGCTATAAAAAAAGAGTTTAGTTTGTTGAGTCAAAGGAAAAATGAAACCTCAGTAAGGTACATAAGGATTGCAAACAGAAACTTATGAGTAGGATTCCATAATTCCGGAAAAGGTTCGGATAAAGAGAGGTGAAGTTGGTTTGCTCGGATTATGACGAAACGGTGCAGCCAACCCTGATCGTAGTCATCTTCTGGGTCAATCAAACCATGTTTCCCCCGGGCGAATAGGTGCACCAGTCCACCTCGGATAACTCTAGGGATGTATAGATGAATCAGGTGGTCCAAAGTGAAAGAATCACCAGTTATGTTAGCCAGAAGCTGAATACAATAAACCAGTTGCCAAACCTGTGGAGCAACCTGTCCGATGCAAATTTTATAGTTTCGGCAAAAGTCCTTGATTATCTGGGGAATGGGAAAAGAGAACCCTATGGCGAATGGATTAGTGTACACCATAGAGAAACTATCTACTTGATGGTTCATTCTCATCCCATCGTCAACATGAACTACGTTAATGTCATCATTAAAGTTGCAGTCTTTTTGTACAATAGGAATCGTTTTTGCATCTATAAGCAATTCAATTTCTGTAACAGATTCAAGATGGCCCATGATATGACAATCGTCGTAGTATTTGAAGCAGACGGGAAGAATGTCGGCGGCGAGAAATTCGATTTCCTCTTTTGGATTAGAAGAATTCATTGGGGCTTTTTCTGAACAATAATTTGAAAAATAGAATTCTCAGGGAATTGAGTTAGCAATGGTAGAGAAGACAtgataaaaaaattgaattttttagTAGGAATTAAAAAGTTGAATTTTTGAGGGGTTTGCTGAAGAAGGAAAGAAGATGAGTGAACATATGTTGTGATTTCTTGCCTTGTATACATTCAATTCTAGAAGTTGAAAAGTTGGGGATTTAAATGTTCAACAATTTCCAAGGCAAAGCTAATCAGCTTTATGTCTAGTGTAATTATGATTGTCGGTGATGTGTAGAGTGCATTGAATTCAATTTTAAACGGTTGTCTTTTCAGTTTGTCGAACCAGACGATTCACGTTCCCGCCATTAGTGGTTCTGGTGGCATTTCAAATCCATTCCCCGGAGTCACTGCTTTCCACTGCGAAAtggagggactatctgtatacatgAAAAAAGTAAAGCTTGACATGTGGCGTATTAACAGCAGGATATTGTGACAGCTTAGGTAAAGACATTATCAGCCATTGTGTAGGAACAAGATAAAGGTCTCCGGGACTAAATCGGAGGAAATCTGTTGAGCCTGTATTGCCACGGGATGTCACTGGATCAGGTCATTAAATGAGAAGGATACAGCTTACAGTCGTTACTCGATCAGAGCAAATCCGATTGAAACGTTACGATTAGGATTGAATGGGCATTTAAGACTCAtaattaatcttaattatcaGGTAATCACAACCAAAGGGCTGATTCTTGTACTATAAATAGGAGAACATTATTCATGTTAAGATCATCAGATTTCCAAGGCACAATACAATATCTTTACAGTTTCTTACTTAAGCAATATATGCAGTTTTCTCTTCCACTCATTTTTTGTCAATACGGTCATCAAGCTTCAATTAGGAACGGGCTGACTCCAATTGAGAGAATCACTCCGACTAAGCTATTCAAGATCTTTATTTATTTATCGTTTCGTTGATATTATTCAGTTAATATTCATTTTATCACAAATCGATCCACGTATCCTTTAAATCACTAACAAATTCAACTGTTCCTTTTTCTGGGGTAAACAAGtattttttttataagaaaaaaaattatcgaATCTGATCCCTCATTTTGTGTATATGTGGTCCAAATGGAAAATTCACCGTATGATTAAGTCCATATCATTATTTGTGACTGGTGGAAATTATTTTCATCTGATTTTGAGTCCATTTAATATTTTAGAcaattaaacatgaattagatGAGTGCAGAATTTTTCTAATGcaacaattacaaacatatcaaCTTCATCCTAATTGTGTTATAAAGGACTATCTGacgcattttttttatattatttttggaGATTTTGAGAGTGTAGCGTGTGCGGAAAAGATAAAACTGTTGGGGGTCAATGAGAAATGTTGAATTAACGTTTCCAAACTTTTTTTAATCATTATAACATGCTTGCATCATAAATCTAATGCCAAAATCATCATATTTTgacttttatttttttgtgttagagttaaatttgagaaaatgctcgattgatcatcaatttctaaTTAAAATCATATTTGGTTATGGATTTGGAGTCCTTGAGTCGTGAACTTCCTAGaatataaaatttattaaattCTGAACCTATTGACGGATATTGATTTTATCAGATATTGAAAACTGAATCAACCTCTATATGTGTATCGTTTCTCTTTAAGATTCGACTTTGAGTGTATATTCGAACTCCTCTTAGTGGGACTATACGTTGGAGCATGGTTGGGCGAATTCGAGGTGAGTTGACCGAAAGTTAAACTAAGCGATCAAAGTTTAATTTTGACCGGAATAATCTAAAAATCTGTATTATGAGATTTTTTGTTAGATCCCGCATTTTCATACGTCAAGTACGTCGTAAGCTAATTGACGTAAGCTCAGAAATGAGATCATTCTTGAGATTTTACAAAGTAAGTTAATCATGTTACCATGGAGGTTATAAAGGTTTAAGATCATGATCAACAAGTTCCAAGAGGGTTAGAAGTTAAACAAGTCCAATAAAATGAGTTTCGTCgaaagtcggcaagttgggaatgTTATAGCCTGTACTTTTGGGGTAAGACTAAGGGTGATTAACATGATAAGAAGGTAATTTTATGAGGTATTTTAGTCGTATGATAGTCGTGTGTTAAATTTGGAAGTCAAGCGAGTTGTTAAACAAAAGTCGTCACAAGTTACGTTTATAAGCTACCTGGAATTTGGGTGAAATGTCACTAAGATTTTCTCTCAATATAGTAAGAGTTACACGGTGATCCACCCTCTAAATTGAAGGTCTATGAGCCTAGTTTCCAATTCATCAAACGGTTCGTCGATAAGACGTCATAGTAGAGAGATATTCACGTTTTCGCGAGACTGCACATGTAGGCCCTTTGGGACCCACTTGAGGCGATGGTCGACCCTTTTAAGGGTATTTAAGCTTTCCAGGTCTTATACTTCATCATTTCTCATCCATATTAGTTCCCAGACACCCCCAACTGCTCTCTAAGCGATCCCCAACTATACCAGACTGAAATCCAAagaaaacaacacaaatcaagtgtcGGGAATCTCATGGTGCTAGTGAGtctcttgttcttcttgtggTTGCTGATTTTGGAATGGTTCCAGTtcgttttgggagttgttttaagGATCAAAAGGCAATATTTTGCTCCCCCTCCATGTATTTGAGGTTACAGAAGTTGTGACTAGCTTGTACGGTTGAAAACCCATAAGATAAAGGTTGGAAATCGTAGTTTTGTTGTCGctatttgttgaaatttttgaagaTCACCTTATGGTATTTTATGGATGGAAATTCATGGAATAAACTAAGTATGTTGTGGTTGCTATTTTTAATAAGTTCTGGAAGTGAGAAAGGTTTTAAAGTTATAGTTTTGTTAATCGTAAACCAAGTTTATCGCTCGTTGTGTTGTTGCTTGAGTTGGAGgtttcttcaaggtgaagtaagCCCAAGATAGGGGTTGTTCATGTCATGTAAGGTAATATTCATGCCCCCTCTCATGTATAAGAGTTAGTTTAAGTCTATGGAAGGTTAGATGGGTGAAGAATATGTTAAATATCGACTAGAAGTCAAAAACGTGTTTCAGTAATCTAATAAATTAGTTTTAAGGTTGCTGAACTTTATAGACTATTTTCTTCTTATTTTGTGAGATATAAGGCTAGAAAATTGTATGAATATAATTTTCATCATGTGATAGATATTATTGAGTTAAAGTAAGAAATTCATACGGGGTGACAAGGGTTGTATGGGTTCCAATTCGAGTTTGCCGATCGTCGTGATATATTGATGACTTGTTAATGATATATTGCATCTTGTTTTTGATATTTTTCTTATTGTGTTgctctagttgttgttgttgatgatgtgtgGAGTTGGAGGAAGTCAAAGTcataggagagatgctgcccaaatttattTAGACAAGCTACTAGCCTAGAGCTACGAACTTAATTCCTTCTTGGCATTAATCATGAAGCTTATTGTATTGATGTAGATTGAGTTGTATCATGGGATGCTTTGAAATTATTAAGGAGATTGAGGTAGGTAAAGGCTATCCTTCTTTCTTTATTTGGCATGATTCCTTATCAATTAAGTATCGACCAAGTGCACAAAGAGGTGCCACTCACAGAGATTCCATGTCTATGTCGTTTCATGATATTCGTATAGTAATTTCCCTCGTCGGGTGTTCACTTTCAGTTAGCATTGTTGCTCATGTAGCTAGTAGATAGAAGTGAAATTGTATAGTTTATAAAAGTATATACTTGCTTTCGGGGCTATAATGTTTTCCTTCAGGGCTATGATATTTGCCTTTGGGGCTATGATGCTTGCCTATGGGGTTATTGGCCATACAGATGCCTTCAAGACTATACAGACGCATGCTTGCCTTAGGGGCTATGATTATACATACAGACTACCTTCGAGGCTACATTAAGTGCCTATGGGGATAATCATGCATGTCTAAAAGCCTTATATGAGGCTAAGTAGTTTGATGTCGTATTATTAGTGAATAGATGTCAGTGGAAGGTAAGTACAGCTGGATTCTTTATTGACTCTTCAGTTTATGTTCAGTTGTCGTATATTTTAGTTCAGTATTAGTTTCAgtcaccttacatactcggtacattttttcgtactgacgtccctttgcctggggacgctgtgttcatccccgcaggttcagataggcaGCTAGAGAGACCGCCTCAGTAGATTGCTGAGTATCAGCTAGAATGGTAAGCTCCATGTCATTCGGAGTTACCCAGTCTAGTGTTTTGTGTTTATACAGAtgatgggtatgtcagggccctgtcctgaccatAGTACAGTCAttactctttagaggcttgtagacgtatTCATGTACGATATGTATGTCAGTGTAACGGCCTTGCCGGCCCTTGTATATGTTCATGTTGGTACCGTTGGCTATAGACATTTATGGTGACCTCATCGGCCTGCAcagttatgtatatatgtttgtgtGTATGCCCTTCTGGTATGATTGTTGTTACTTACGGATGATTCAAGATACGGTCTTGTCGGCCTTGAGTGGTATTGTCTGTTTGCAGGTAGGCCTTGtcggcctaagttgagggttaccCCTCCAGAGTCACTGTTATAGAGTAGTTCACTCGGGATGAGTACGACACTGGGTGCCGGTCACACCTCTccaggtttggggcgtgacattttTTACTGTTTTGAACATGATTTTGATTAGATTGAGGCGATCAGAGATCGGTTGGAGTTGTTTGAGTATCTCAAGCGACGTAATTATTGTTGTTTTAGAGGCAAGTTAGAATTTAACTCTTAGTTTGTTTGTTTTCCTTAAATATGTGTATGTATTTAACCCATCTAGTTCGCGTGAGTGGGCAAACATGAGCTGGGTAGATAGTTTTGAAGTATCTAAAAGTTCATCGTAAGGGTCCTAGAGTGTATTTTCATAGGATTAGATACTTTAGCAGATTCAACATTATGACATGTTATTGAATAATCATTTATCATGCTTTATCGCTCTTCCGATTTTCAAAAGTTTATGAAATCTTGACATGATCTTGTTAGTTGTTTAGCATGCCTTGTCATTCATTTGGTTCTCAAAATTATGTTGCACCTTTATGTGATAATTGCTTAGTTGTTTATCAAGTTTTATCATCATGTTAGTAGCACATATACTGTCTAAGTATGATTATCTC
Protein-coding sequences here:
- the LOC132619685 gene encoding uncharacterized protein LOC132619685, encoding MAIPKQASWMVRKILNMRKYWHTIITSPTLVKKEKFHIQAAYIALRGPVTEVAWSSLICHSVASPRTVFILWLALLGRLRTQDLLIKWGIDVNGTCVLCKNGLETQEHLLFHCYFSKKVWQEMLS